A region from the Candidatus Hydrogenedentota bacterium genome encodes:
- a CDS encoding radical SAM protein — MMAKANPESIVEREEGGNGRSDAFRVDLPDAESRGEAARDSRVFDTLQTRILTHWPEARMIRDRVMPAPRTAIVYPTYVCNQDCLWCEYNYENTSRETKGIMSKENLFKLIDDLRALGVQGVEFCGGGEPTLHPNLAELVRDMKSKGTSVGLLTNGTKLKGELASALVDCASYVRVGFDGASPEMVDQVKRPRTPEARFEAVCANIADMLALRRERGTGVKISVKVVLDQNNFIELEDCVKLAIRLGVDSIQFKAARLVDSELTQEQCDHVDSLLSELRVRYPEMVIVGGTEKINMTTRCWLTPLQLTVDPLGEVYLCCYYRHRKDKHSIGNCFSTPLRDLWYSENHWRAIDGIKPHECNNLDCRFVKYNQIMDEVMVHNDAQFEFI; from the coding sequence ATGATGGCGAAAGCAAACCCCGAGTCGATAGTGGAGCGCGAAGAAGGAGGCAACGGAAGGTCGGATGCATTCAGAGTGGACCTGCCCGACGCAGAGAGCAGGGGGGAGGCCGCTCGGGACTCCCGTGTCTTCGACACGCTTCAGACGCGCATTCTTACGCATTGGCCCGAAGCGCGCATGATTCGCGATCGCGTCATGCCTGCGCCACGCACTGCCATCGTCTATCCCACGTACGTCTGCAACCAGGATTGCCTTTGGTGCGAATACAACTATGAGAACACGAGCCGCGAAACCAAAGGCATCATGTCGAAGGAGAATCTCTTCAAACTCATCGACGATCTGCGCGCGCTTGGTGTGCAGGGCGTCGAATTCTGCGGTGGCGGTGAGCCGACGTTGCATCCCAATCTCGCGGAACTTGTTCGGGATATGAAGAGTAAAGGCACCAGTGTGGGTTTGCTCACAAACGGCACCAAGCTCAAGGGCGAACTGGCCTCCGCTCTCGTCGATTGCGCGAGCTATGTGCGCGTCGGCTTTGATGGCGCTTCACCGGAAATGGTGGATCAAGTGAAACGCCCTCGCACGCCGGAGGCGCGTTTTGAGGCCGTGTGCGCCAACATTGCAGACATGCTGGCGCTACGGCGAGAGCGCGGAACGGGCGTGAAAATTTCGGTCAAGGTAGTGCTGGATCAGAACAACTTCATCGAGCTTGAGGACTGCGTCAAGCTGGCCATCAGACTTGGAGTCGATTCCATTCAATTCAAAGCAGCGCGGCTTGTCGATTCCGAGCTGACTCAGGAGCAGTGCGACCACGTGGATTCTCTGCTCTCGGAGTTGCGCGTCCGGTACCCCGAAATGGTGATCGTGGGCGGTACGGAGAAGATAAATATGACGACGCGGTGCTGGCTGACTCCGCTGCAGCTTACGGTCGACCCGCTGGGTGAGGTCTATCTCTGCTGCTACTATCGCCACCGGAAGGACAAGCACAGTATCGGCAATTGTTTTTCCACGCCGTTGCGCGATCTCTGGTACAGCGAGAACCATTGGCGCGCGATAGACGGCATCAAGCCTCACGAATGCAACAACCTGGATTGCCGGTTCGTGAAGTACAATCAAATCATGGATGAAGTGATGGTGCACAACGATGCTCAGTTCGAGTTCATTTAG
- a CDS encoding radical SAM protein: MKVLLLNPPGPFCRAGSRWPHGRKQKSVGIDYHPFPFQLAYATARLMADGHEAKLVDCIATNTSNEELISITDAFNPDVVVMETSAPSWSFDVETLRALGKPTIACGAHATATPGEHLEVGFSAVIRGEYDQVIPQALAFEPQPWLNLPGSPATEFAPLLRDLDSVPRPPWETMAMEKYNDPFCLGRSVTVLTSRGCPLECGFCTIAPFAGKRNYRRRDPKKVCDEIQTLIDLYHPDEIYFDDDTITINPKHIVALCEEYKSRKFGLPFSCMGNAVIEREVIAAMADAGCRAIKFGVESADPEVLRQIPKDQSPADVARTVRDCREFGISTHANFLLGLPGETRESAERTIDFALRLNTHTLQFAIATPYPGTAFYEKAKHNGWLTKESWMQFNPAGEAVVSYPGYSAEDIAAMYERAWSRWQWHMLTRRPRTLLHHFGNAFRREGIGGMVRLGKYSAARFFKVVGAH; the protein is encoded by the coding sequence GTGAAGGTTCTGCTACTCAATCCCCCCGGGCCGTTTTGCCGCGCGGGATCGCGGTGGCCTCACGGGCGCAAGCAGAAGTCCGTGGGCATCGACTATCATCCATTTCCCTTCCAGCTTGCCTATGCCACCGCGCGCCTCATGGCGGATGGGCACGAGGCGAAACTTGTGGACTGCATCGCCACAAACACGTCGAATGAAGAACTGATCTCGATCACAGACGCGTTCAATCCGGATGTCGTTGTTATGGAGACCAGCGCGCCTAGCTGGTCGTTTGATGTCGAGACTCTGCGGGCATTGGGAAAGCCAACAATCGCGTGTGGCGCACACGCGACCGCGACCCCCGGTGAACACCTTGAAGTTGGATTTTCAGCAGTCATTCGAGGCGAGTACGACCAGGTTATCCCGCAGGCGCTCGCGTTTGAACCGCAGCCGTGGCTGAATCTGCCCGGTTCACCGGCAACCGAGTTCGCGCCGTTGTTACGAGATTTGGATAGCGTGCCGCGGCCACCGTGGGAGACGATGGCCATGGAGAAGTACAACGACCCGTTCTGTTTGGGCCGCTCCGTCACGGTGCTCACGTCTCGCGGTTGTCCGCTTGAATGCGGCTTCTGCACGATTGCTCCATTTGCTGGCAAGCGCAACTACCGCCGGCGCGACCCAAAGAAGGTGTGCGACGAGATTCAGACGCTCATCGATTTGTACCATCCCGATGAGATCTACTTTGACGACGACACGATCACCATCAATCCGAAGCATATTGTGGCGCTTTGCGAAGAGTACAAGTCGCGGAAGTTTGGGTTGCCTTTTAGTTGCATGGGCAATGCGGTCATTGAGCGCGAGGTTATCGCCGCTATGGCGGATGCCGGATGCCGCGCCATCAAATTTGGCGTCGAAAGCGCAGACCCGGAAGTGCTGCGCCAAATTCCGAAGGATCAGAGTCCGGCAGACGTTGCGAGGACCGTCCGCGATTGCCGCGAATTCGGCATCAGCACGCATGCGAACTTCCTGCTGGGTTTGCCGGGGGAAACGCGCGAGAGTGCCGAGCGCACAATCGACTTCGCGCTTCGCCTCAATACGCACACCCTGCAGTTTGCCATCGCGACGCCCTATCCAGGCACGGCTTTCTACGAGAAGGCCAAACACAACGGTTGGCTGACGAAGGAAAGCTGGATGCAGTTTAACCCGGCAGGCGAGGCCGTGGTTTCGTACCCCGGTTACTCCGCCGAAGACATTGCTGCGATGTACGAACGCGCTTGGAGCCGCTGGCAATGGCACATGCTTACGCGCCGCCCGCGGACTCTGCTTCACCATTTTGGAAACGCGTTCCGCCGCGAGGGCATTGGTGGGATGGTGCGCCTGGGCAAATACAGCGCCGCTCGATTCTTCAAAGTTGTCGGAGCCCACTGA